The Sulfolobus sp. A20 genomic interval AGGCTTTTCCGTTTTATACGTAATGACGCTTTTAGTTTTTCTTAAAAATATAACATAAATTAAAAATTACCTTCAACGTTCTTCATTATTATTTCATCGAACTCCTTAGGTCTAGGAAGTTTTATGGACTTTAGTGAATTTATGAATTCCTCTTTGTTATTTATACTAAACAACTTGTTATACTTTCTCTCAAAACCTATGGTTGATGACGGTTTTCCACTTATCCCAAATCCACACGCTGAACCGGAAGTATGGGCAGGGAAAACTTCAATGTAATCTGGTAATACCTTAAGTTTTTGTAAACTGTAAAAGAGCCGTTCTGCTGAGTCCTCACCTCCTATATCTATCCTACCAATTCCACCCACAAATAACGTATCACCAGTTAATACTGCCCAAGGCTCATCTCCTCTTCTTAAGTCAGTTATGAGTACAGAAACACTATCCGGAGTATGCCCGGGCGTATAAAGGAACTTTATTTTAACGTTACCAACTTTTATTTCCTCATTATCCCTAACCTTTTGTGCAAACTTCACCTTAGTACTCTCATGCATATAAACATTAGCCCTAGTCATGTCAGCTAACCTTTTTGCCCCAGATAAGTGGTCAGCGTGAGTGTGAGTATCTATAATGTAAGATATCCTCATGTCGTATAATTCAGAAAAGTTCATCAAATCGTCAACTAAGTCAAGCCTAGGGTCAACGATTATTAATTCCCCTGCTTGAGTGCATCCAATGACGTAAGTTAAGCATCCTCCACTTTTTGAGATCAGCTGTCTAAATAACATATGTTAATGTAATCAACATGATAAAAAAAGGGTTATTCACTATTTCCAGTTAATGGTTTACGTTTAAGACCTTTAAATTAAACTTTTCAACAAGCTCCTTGGGTGAAATACGTAGTAATGTCTTTTCATCTCCTCCACCACAATAGACGTAATCGCTATCGCTAGCTAAATCCAAATCTACGATAGTTTCTACTCCTTCTATAATTGGAGGAACTCCACCAACTTGATAACCTGTTAATTCCCTTACCTCCTTAGCCTTCGCTATCCTAACCTCGCTAACTCTCAAAAATTCTTTTACCTTTTCTAGATTTACCCTTTTATTGCCCCTTAAGAATATTGCTAATGGCTTATTGTCTGCAATGACAATCACAGTCTTAGCTATTTTACCTTCATCAATTCCTAAAGAGTTGGAAGCGTCTTTAACAGTCTTAGCGTCTTTGACTTTGACGAACTGATAATTAATTCCTCTACTTTTTAATATTTCCTCCAGCGAGGTCACAATTTCTTAACCTCCTTCCCACCTTAAAACGTGAGGTTTGCCGTTCTTTTATCCTTGTTAAATATTAACTTAAAGTGTTCCATTGAATGGATCATACAACCTAAACACGACTCTACAGTAACGTAAGATTCGTCGGTAAAAACAGCAGTTATCTCGTCATTAAAAATTATGAACTTTGAATTGACTTCATCATTGTATTTAATCTTTCCTTTCAAGCCCTTAACCTTCTCCATATCTTCACTTCTTACCACTAAGTATAGTTCGCCGTTAAAGTTTCTCAATAGCTTTACCATCCAGCTTGGTATTCTCGGATATACCACCTTAAGAGTTTTTGCCTCACTGATCATGTTTTTCACGAAGCTCATTACTTGTCTTCTCCCTTCAATTACGGTAGACCTTTCTTTGCTCTTATCCTTGGTAATGGTGTTTATCTCAGCAACTATTTTGTCTATCTGCTCTATGATAGTTTGCTTATAATTTTCAAAACTTATGTTAGGATCTATGAGTTTAACCCTCTTCGGTTTTCCATTTATCACTTTAACAAAACCTCTCTTCTCAAGTCTCGAAACTACGTCATACACCTTTTGGTATGGAACGCCAGACAGTTCTGCCAATTCCCTCATTTTAG includes:
- a CDS encoding MBL fold metallo-hydrolase, translating into MLFRQLISKSGGCLTYVIGCTQAGELIIVDPRLDLVDDLMNFSELYDMRISYIIDTHTHADHLSGAKRLADMTRANVYMHESTKVKFAQKVRDNEEIKVGNVKIKFLYTPGHTPDSVSVLITDLRRGDEPWAVLTGDTLFVGGIGRIDIGGEDSAERLFYSLQKLKVLPDYIEVFPAHTSGSACGFGISGKPSSTIGFERKYNKLFSINNKEEFINSLKSIKLPRPKEFDEIIMKNVEGNF
- a CDS encoding aminoacyl-tRNA deacylase, which translates into the protein MTSLEEILKSRGINYQFVKVKDAKTVKDASNSLGIDEGKIAKTVIVIADNKPLAIFLRGNKRVNLEKVKEFLRVSEVRIAKAKEVRELTGYQVGGVPPIIEGVETIVDLDLASDSDYVYCGGGDEKTLLRISPKELVEKFNLKVLNVNH
- a CDS encoding TrmB family transcriptional regulator, translated to MSGELEEKLIKIGFSRYESKVYSTLTKICNAKMRELAELSGVPYQKVYDVVSRLEKRGFVKVINGKPKRVKLIDPNISFENYKQTIIEQIDKIVAEINTITKDKSKERSTVIEGRRQVMSFVKNMISEAKTLKVVYPRIPSWMVKLLRNFNGELYLVVRSEDMEKVKGLKGKIKYNDEVNSKFIIFNDEITAVFTDESYVTVESCLGCMIHSMEHFKLIFNKDKRTANLTF